Proteins encoded by one window of Microcebus murinus isolate Inina chromosome 2, M.murinus_Inina_mat1.0, whole genome shotgun sequence:
- the HYI gene encoding LOW QUALITY PROTEIN: putative hydroxypyruvate isomerase (The sequence of the model RefSeq protein was modified relative to this genomic sequence to represent the inferred CDS: deleted 1 base in 1 codon), whose product MAPLRFSANLSWLFPELPGLPARLRAAGSSGFEAAEVAWPYAEPPEALARAAREAGLRVVLINTPPGDQEKGEMGLGAVPGRQAAFREGLEQAVRYAKALGCPRIHLMAGRVPQGADPATIRGEMETVFLENLRHAAGVLAQENLVGLLEPINTRVTDPQYFLDTPQQAAAILQKVGRPNLQLQMDIFHWQIMDGNLTGNIRKFLPIVGHVQVAQVPGRGEPSSPGELNFPYLFQLLEDEGYKGFVGCEYRPQGDTVEGLSWLRSYWDRRATHRLASEVLHATHPPLGDSESASRVL is encoded by the exons ATGGCTCCGCTGCGCTTCTCGGCCAACCTGTCCTGGCTGTTCCCCGAGCTCCCGGGCCTCCCCGCGCGGCTCCGGGCCGCGGGCAGCTCGGGCTTCGAGGCCGCCGAGGTGGCCTGGCCGTACGCGGAGCCGCCCGAGGCGCTGGCACGCGCGGCGCGGGAAGCCGGGCTGCGGGTGGTGCTGATCAACACGCCCCCGG GAGACCAGGAGAAGGGGGAAATGGGGCTGGGGGCCGTGCCCGGGAGACAGGCGGCCTTCCGAGAGGGACTGGAGCAGGCTGTGCGTTACGCCAAGGCTCTGGGCTGTCCCAG GATCCACCTGATGGCTGGTCGAGTACCGCAGGGGGCTGATCCGGCAACAATCAGGGGTGAGATGGAGACAGTTTTTCTGGAAAACCTGAGGCACGCAGCTGGGGTCTTGGCTCAG GAGAACCTCGTGGGACTGCTGGAGCCCATCAACACCCGCGTCACTGACCCTCAGTACTTCCTGGACACGCCCCAGCAGG CGGCAGCCATCTTACAGAAGGTTGGAAGACCCAACCTCCAATTACAAATG GACATATTCCACTGGCAGATTATGGATGGGAACCTGACAGGAAACATCCGGAAGTTTCTGCCCATTGTTG GGCACGTGCAAGTGGCGCAGGTCCCGGGCCGAGGGGAACCCAGCAGCCCTGGAGAGCTGAACTTCCCCTATCTGTTTCAACTGCTGGAAGACGAAGGCTACAAAGGCTTTGTGGGCTGCGAGTATCGGCCTCAAG GAGACACAGTGGAGGGCCTGAGTTGGCTACGTTCATACTGGGATAGG AGGGCCACCCACAGGCTGGCCAGTGAGGTCCTGCATGCCACCCACCCGCCTCTCGGAGACAGTGAGTCGGCATCCCGAGTCCTCTGA